TTCGGAGCCTTAGCCTTTAATACCTATATATTTAACCATATCTAAACTTTCTTATTTATACTTAGATGTAAATCAAAATTACAAATGTCTTTGTTTTTTTGTGTTTACAGCAAAATATATGGACATTATAATAATCGTTATCAAATAAAGGATAATGTGTATGTCTATAAATAACAATGCGCTATCAACGTACCGGCTCTTAAAAGCTACAGCAGAAGTAGCAGAACAATCACTTGCTGGTCGTATTCAACATTATAGAGCTCATCTTAAAACTGAAGAAAAAGAGCTTAGAACTTACACGCAAAAAGCTGCCGCAGATCTACTTGGTGTAAATAATAGAACACTCAAAAGACGTCATGACCAAGGTGACTTTGATACCATCAATATAAAGAAAGGCGCAAACGGTCATTATGCATACACATTAGCAAATATTTTTGCGATGGCAGATGTTCTTGGTGTAAATGCGGATCAACGAAAGTCTAGCGATAAATTACAAGTCATCGTGATTAATAGTTTGAAAGGCGGTTGTGGTAAAACAACAAGTTTGGTGAATATTGCAGCTGCACTAGCTACAACCAATATTAAGCGCTATCGCATCGGGATCATTGATCTTGATCCACAGGGATCATCATCAAGCTTTTTTCCATCTAATGATCATGAGCCGATCACAGTTGGCGATTTAATGAGAGATTGCATTGAATTAGATGAAGGTGAAACGTGGATGGATCTGGTCTCTAATTCATTCCAAGAAACCCACATTCCAAATATTCGCGTATTACCTTCTGGTATGGATGACTTTTACTTTGAACACGAAACAGCAACAGAGTTAAAAGAAAGTTCAAGCTACGAAAAGACACGTCATTATCATAAGCTTAAAGAAAAGGTTATAGAGCCCGTACAAGACGAGTTTGATATTATCCTAGTAGATACCGCACCTTCACTTAATTTTATGTTCTATAACGCATTGATGGCGTCTACGGCTATGTTAATACCTGTACACCCAGAAGCCGTAGACTTCGACGCTAATAATAAATACCTGAAGCGTCTTGGTGAGATATACCATACCGTTGCAGCTCTTGGTCACGAAGGCTGGGACTTTATGCAATTCTTGGTCACTAACTATGTTAAAGGCAACCATTCTCAGCGCGATATCGTTAAAGATGTACGTAGTGCTTTTGGTCGTCAAGTAATGAGCTATCCAATCAATCACAGCTCAGCAATTACTGCGAGCTCTTCATCGTTTAACACTATTTTTGACCAAAAGACTTCAGATAGTTTAGCAAGTCGTGAAGCATTGCTAAAAGCGCAAGAAAATATCAAAGACGTGGTTGATGAATTAGAGATGCTGATCCGTTCAAATTGGCCTTCAACACAATCCTCGCTAGCAGAATAAAAAGGTATTAATAATGGCTAGAAAACGTAAAAATGATACACGAATTGATCCTTTTGCTACTGCGGTTGAAGGCAGTAGCCTCGACGATCTTTTAGATCAGGCTAAAGTAGGCGATGTGGTTACTATGCCTGCGCCAAGCGATCCGACAAAAACCATAGTACTGACCTGTGAAGTAGTGCCGTTTAGCGAAATTGAGAGTAAAACCACAGTTTATGGGCAGAATCGCCGTGAGCAATCCTTATTAA
The sequence above is a segment of the Pseudoalteromonas piscicida genome. Coding sequences within it:
- a CDS encoding AAA family ATPase, producing MSINNNALSTYRLLKATAEVAEQSLAGRIQHYRAHLKTEEKELRTYTQKAAADLLGVNNRTLKRRHDQGDFDTINIKKGANGHYAYTLANIFAMADVLGVNADQRKSSDKLQVIVINSLKGGCGKTTSLVNIAAALATTNIKRYRIGIIDLDPQGSSSSFFPSNDHEPITVGDLMRDCIELDEGETWMDLVSNSFQETHIPNIRVLPSGMDDFYFEHETATELKESSSYEKTRHYHKLKEKVIEPVQDEFDIILVDTAPSLNFMFYNALMASTAMLIPVHPEAVDFDANNKYLKRLGEIYHTVAALGHEGWDFMQFLVTNYVKGNHSQRDIVKDVRSAFGRQVMSYPINHSSAITASSSSFNTIFDQKTSDSLASREALLKAQENIKDVVDELEMLIRSNWPSTQSSLAE